One window from the genome of Gambusia affinis linkage group LG14, SWU_Gaff_1.0, whole genome shotgun sequence encodes:
- the mrps18b gene encoding 28S ribosomal protein S18b, mitochondrial, with translation MAAYVLNISRIFSRDLFSASFQFHRYRSCLQRLPVVKPPPVFALFTRQFGSSAACWQEAEIQAAQTADRYKQRPWDYLDSEEYVERYGSSAVWTGYRRNHKGGIPPQKTRKTCIRGDKICGNPCPICRDPNIIVHRQNVKLLQQFISPHTGMMYDPTLTGVCMKQQKKLNEAINKARDDGLLPFQIPHVNFSGEDYSNTHDAVGLTSPTPFLSPSEPWYKWYGEILPDDKKVDQVKKIYKAYLKH, from the exons atggccgCGTACGTGTTGAACATATCCAGGATATTTTCTCGTGATTTGTTTTCAGCGTCATTCCAGTTTCATCGATATCGG TCCTGCTTGCAGAGGTTGCCTGTGGTGAAGCCGCCCCCCGTCTTTGCACTCTTCACACGGCAGTTCGGGAGTTCAGCAGCATGTTGGCAGGAGGCTGAGATCCAGGCGGCACAGACTGCGGATCGGTACAAACAAAGACCCTGGGATTACCTGGACAGCGAAG AGTATGTTGAGCGGTACGGCAGCAGTGCGGTGTGGACAGGCTACAGGAGGAACCATAAGGGAGGCATCCCGCCCCAGAAGACACGCAAGACTTGCATT agaggAGACAAGATATGTGGGAACCCCTGTCCAATTTGTAGAGATCCAAACATTATCGTCCACCGTCAA AATGTGAAATTACTCCAGCAGTTTATCAGCCCACACACTGGAATGATGTATGATCCCACTCTGACTG GAGTGTGtatgaaacaacagaaaaagctgAATGAAGCCATCAACAAAGCAAGAGATGATG GTTTACTTCCTTTTCAGATTCCACATGTGAATTTTTCAGGAGAGGATTACTCCAACACTCATGATGCTGTTGGGCTCACATCACCTACACCTTTCCTCAGTCCTAGTGAACCCTGGTATAAATGGTACGGAGAAATATTGCCTGATGATAAGAAAGTGGATCAAGTGAAGAAGATATACAAGGCTTATTTAAAACACTAG
- the ppp1r10 gene encoding serine/threonine-protein phosphatase 1 regulatory subunit 10, producing the protein MAKGPVDPREILKGVETLLGKDGELRSLEGVPKVFSLMKGSTKMVSRCMYLNVLLQTKSHDILNRFIRVGGYRLLNSWLTYSKTTNNSPLLQLILLTLQKLPLKVDHLKQNNTAKLVKQLSKSAETEELRKLAAVLVDGWMATIRSQSVSSSGSSPADKKKKKEESKMPVRDVKEKSGDEGRKKEKSKAHAPSHTKIRSIGLEMEASNPTPPKKMSSAPQLGEKYIIKAPLLKRPSSGPSDAPPLEKKYKPLNQPPNATKEIKMKIIPALPMEATDFVDALNSAPVPEIKIKKKKPPGASTPANTKAVSPTSTKTNPFDSKPAGYSPSSARPASPETSASSIAADENQEPEQPLTPIPAEDPDTADNTEKPNALAEPRADEESLTKKGKKKKTVHWAEEDQLKHYFYFDLDETERVNVNKIKDFGEAAKRELMMDRQTFEMARRLSHDTMEERVPWTQPRPLTLAGSLVTPGANSTEKHTQREREMGILQEIFLSKESVPDSPHEPDPEPYEPMPPCLIPLDEDSSMMDEDYGEPADAASQQAQSESSKLPPVLANLMVNLSSSARSPQASSTTSNPTAPVVNVQELLSSIMGASGGQSTEELIKQPDFSDKIKQLLGSLQQNQIQTQGGPPPVNLGLLGHGPGMNNMTNMHMQGPMNGGYPPNSSPGGPRFNHPPPPHNHGPPFNNPGGPRMMGPRPGQGRGENGNYWGEDSMRGGPHRGGHFHRGGRGRGGDLGFRGRGRGGPRGGHNNMNDMSKRPVCRHFMMKGSCRYESNCAFYHPGVNGPPLPPNYPPNQHNQHPQHGH; encoded by the exons aTGGCGAAGGGACCAGTTGACCCCAGGGAAATACTAAAAGGCGTTGAAACCCTGCTGGGAAAGGATGGTGAATTGCGCAGTCTGGAGGGAGTCCCAAAGGTGTTTAG CTTGATGAAAGGCTCTACTAAAATGGTCAGTAGGTGTATGTACCTCAACGTGCTGCTGCAGACGAAATCTCATGACATTCTTAACAG GTTCATCAGAGTTGGTGGCTACAGGCTGCTCAATTCCTGGCTTACCTACTCAAAAACCACCAACAACAGCCCTCTGCTTCAGCTCATCCTGCTCACACTGCAGAAGCTGCCTCTTAAAGTAGACCATCTCAAACAG AACAACACAGCAAAACTTGTGAAGCAGCTGAGCAAAAGTGCAGAAACAGAAG AATTGAGAAAGTTGGCAGCTGTTTTGGTAGATGGTTGGATGGCAACAATTCGTTCTCAGAGTGTCTCGAGCAGCGGCAGTTCCCCTGCTG ataaaaaaaagaagaaggaagagaGCAAGATGCCAGTGAGGGATGTGAAGGAAAAGAGTGGAGATGAGGGGAGGAAGAAGGAGAAATCCAAAGCTCATGCACCTAGCCATACAAAGATTCGCTCCATAG GTCTGGAGATGGAGGCTTCTAACCCAACTCCTCCTAAAAAGATGTCCTCTGCACCACAGCTGGGCGAGAAATACATCATAAAGGCCCCATTACTCAAGAGGCCGAG TTCTGGTCCTTCAGACGCTCCACCTCttgagaaaaaatacaaacctCTCAATCAGCCTCCAAACGCAACCAAAGAGATCAAAATGAAGATAATTCCAGCACTAC CAATGGAAGCTACAGACTTTGTGGACGCCCTGAACTCGGCCCCAGTGCCTGAGATTAAgatcaaaaagaagaaaccgCCCGGTGCTTCTACTCCTGCTAACACCAAAGCTGTCTCACCAACTTCAACCAAG ACAAACCCATTTGACAGCAAACCAGCTGGCTATTCTCCATCTTCAGCTAGACCTGCATCCCCAGAAACCTCAGCTTCCTCGATtgctgctgatgaaaatcaggAGCCAGAGCAGCCTTTGACCCCAATTCCTGCTGAGGATCCAGACACAGCTGACAACA CTGAGAAGCCCAACGCCTTGGCAGAACCGCGTGCAGATGAGGAGAGCCTGACCAAGaagggcaaaaagaaaaaaaccgtCCACTGGGCCGAGGAAGATCAGCTCAAGCACTACTTCTATTTTGATTTGgatgagacagagagag tCAATGTCAACAAGATCAAAGATTTTGGTGAGGCTGCCAAGCGGGAGCTTATGATGGACAGGCAAACGTTTGAGATGGCTCGTCGGCTTTCACATGACACCATGGAAGAAAGAGTCCCCTGGACACAACCCAGGCCCCTGACGCTGGCGGGCAGCTTGGTGACCCCTGGGGCTAACAGCACAGAGAAACATACCCAGAGAGAGCGTGAGATGGGCATCCTACAGGAAATCTTCCTCAGTAAAGAGAG TGTACCTGACAGCCCTCATGAGCCAGACCCAGAGCCGTATGAACCCATGCCCCCCTGTCTCATTCCTCTGGACGAA GATTCGTCTATGATGGATGAGGACTATGGTGAGCCTGCAGACGCCGCCTCCCAGCAGGCCCAGAGTGAGAGCTCCAAGCTGCCACCGGTCCTGGCCAACCTCATGGTCAACCTGAGCAGCAGTGCCCGCAGCCCCCAGGCCTCCAGCACCACAAGCAACCCTACAGCTCCGGTGGTCAATGTGCAGGAGCTGCTCTCATCCATCATG GGAGCTTCTGGTGGTCAATCTACTGAAGAGCTGATAAAGCAGCCAGACTTCTCCGATAAGATCAAGCAGCTGCTGGGTtccctgcagcagaaccagatcCAAACGCAGGGAGGACCACCTCCAG TCAACCTGGGGCTGCTGGGACACGGCCCAGGCATGAACAACATGACCAACATGCACATGCAAGGGCCCATGAATGGTGGTTACCCACCCAACAGCTCACCTGGGGGTCCTCGATTCAACCATCCCCCTCCACCTCACAACCATGGGCCGCCCTTCAACAACCCTGGAGGCCCTCGCATGATGGGGCCCCGGCCTGGACAGGGCAGAGGAGAGAACGGGAACTACTGGGGAGAGGACTCCATGAGAGGAGGACCACACAGAGGAGGACATTTCCACCGAGGAGGCCGGGGTCGTGGTGGAGATCTGGGTTTCAGAGGCAGGGGCCGTGGAGGGCCCAGAGGAGGACACAACAACATGAATG ATATGTCCAAAAGGCCAGTATGTCGTCACTTCATGATGAAAGGAAGTTGCAGATATGAAAGCAACTGTGCTTTCTACCACCCTGGTGTGAATGGCCCACCTCTACCACCCAACTACCCTCCTAACCAACACAACCAGCACCCACAGCATGGCCACTAG